In one window of Dyella thiooxydans DNA:
- a CDS encoding PH domain-containing protein, protein MTDEMKRCPACAELIQAAARKCRYCGTDIEAYEAAHAPSVEQTLFSGHPKVIYTFGQYVLVVCTLGLAWLMYWLRSLSLTFTITTQRVRVERGLLSKAQDNVELFRIDHFDILKPLGMRLLGLCRVTLHSSDDEMPVVDLYGIPGLEALADTLRECSLRERARRRVLPMEQM, encoded by the coding sequence ATGACCGACGAGATGAAGCGCTGCCCGGCCTGTGCCGAGCTGATCCAGGCGGCGGCACGCAAATGCCGCTATTGCGGCACCGACATCGAGGCCTACGAGGCGGCGCATGCGCCCAGCGTGGAGCAGACCCTGTTCTCCGGCCACCCGAAGGTGATCTACACCTTCGGCCAGTACGTGCTGGTGGTATGCACGCTGGGCCTGGCGTGGCTGATGTACTGGCTGCGCAGCCTGAGCCTGACCTTCACCATCACCACCCAGCGGGTGCGCGTGGAGCGCGGACTGTTGTCCAAGGCGCAGGACAACGTCGAGCTGTTCCGCATCGACCACTTCGACATCCTCAAGCCGCTGGGCATGCGCCTGCTCGGCCTGTGCCGGGTCACCCTGCACTCGTCCGACGACGAGATGCCGGTGGTCGATCTCTACGGCATCCCCGGTCTGGAAGCGCTGGCCGACACCCTGCGCGAATGCTCGCTGCGCGAGCGCGCCCGTCGGCGGGTGCTGCCGATGGAGCAGATGTAG
- a CDS encoding ABC transporter ATP-binding protein, translated as MTRLSPEVPAGTDPIIAIRGLDKTYASGFRALKPIDLEIRRGEIFALLGPNGAGKTTLISIICGIVNPGSGSISVDGHDVVRDFRATRSRIGLVPQELTTDAFETVWNTVSFSRGLFGLPPKPEHIEQVLKDLSLWDKRNNRILTLSGGMKRRVMIAKALSHEPRVLFLDEPTAGVDVELRRDMWNLVRRLRDNGVTIILTTHYIEEAEEMADRVGVINKGELILVEETATLMHKLGKKALTLQLHQPLATIPASLSDYHLALSADGTELTYTYDTQAERTGITTLLGELSGAGIRFRDLSTKQNTLEEIFVDLVRSR; from the coding sequence ATGACCCGGCTGTCGCCTGAAGTGCCCGCGGGCACCGATCCGATCATCGCCATCAGGGGCCTGGACAAGACCTACGCTTCCGGCTTCCGGGCACTGAAGCCGATCGATCTGGAAATCCGCCGCGGCGAAATCTTCGCCCTGCTCGGCCCCAACGGGGCGGGCAAGACCACGCTGATCAGCATCATCTGCGGCATCGTCAATCCCGGCAGCGGCTCGATCTCCGTGGATGGCCATGACGTGGTGCGCGATTTCCGCGCCACCCGTTCGCGCATCGGCCTGGTGCCGCAGGAGCTGACCACCGATGCGTTCGAGACGGTGTGGAACACGGTGAGCTTCAGCCGCGGCCTGTTCGGCCTGCCGCCCAAGCCCGAGCACATCGAGCAGGTGCTGAAGGACCTGTCGCTGTGGGACAAGCGCAACAACCGGATCCTCACCCTGTCCGGCGGCATGAAGCGGCGCGTGATGATCGCCAAGGCGCTGTCGCACGAGCCGCGCGTGCTGTTCCTGGACGAGCCCACCGCCGGCGTCGACGTGGAGCTGCGCCGCGACATGTGGAACCTGGTGCGTCGCCTGCGCGACAACGGCGTCACCATCATCCTCACCACGCACTACATCGAGGAGGCCGAGGAGATGGCCGACCGCGTGGGGGTGATCAACAAGGGCGAGCTGATCCTGGTGGAGGAAACCGCCACGCTGATGCACAAGCTGGGGAAGAAGGCGCTGACGCTGCAGCTGCACCAGCCGTTGGCCACCATTCCCGCCTCGCTGTCGGACTACCACCTCGCGCTGTCCGCCGACGGCACCGAGCTCACCTACACCTACGACACCCAGGCCGAACGCACCGGCATCACCACCCTGCTCGGCGAGCTCTCCGGTGCGGGCATCCGCTTCCGCGATCTGAGCACCAAGCAGAACACGCTGGAAGAGATTTTCGTCGACCTGGTGAGGAGCCGCTGA
- a CDS encoding ABC transporter permease, producing the protein MNWHAIRAIYRFEMSRTRRTLMQSIASPVLSTSLYFVVFGSAIGSRITSVDGVAYGAFIIPGLIMLSLLTQSVSNASFGIYFPKFTGTIYEIHSAPISFVEIVCGYVGAAATKSVIVGVIILATARLFVDYHIAHPLLMASFLLLTAITFSLFGFIIGIWADNFEKLQVIPLLVITPLTFLGGSFYSIHMLPPLWQKITLLNPVVYLVSGFRWSFYDLADVSVGISLAAIAGFLIACLLAIGWIFRTGYKLKS; encoded by the coding sequence ATGAACTGGCACGCGATCCGCGCCATCTACCGTTTCGAGATGTCCCGCACCCGCCGCACGCTGATGCAGTCGATCGCCTCGCCGGTGCTGTCCACCTCGCTGTACTTCGTGGTGTTCGGCTCGGCCATCGGCTCGCGCATCACCTCGGTGGACGGGGTTGCCTACGGCGCCTTCATCATCCCCGGGCTGATCATGCTCTCGCTGCTGACCCAGAGCGTGTCCAACGCCTCGTTCGGCATCTACTTCCCCAAGTTCACCGGCACCATCTACGAGATCCACTCCGCGCCGATTTCGTTCGTGGAGATTGTCTGCGGCTACGTGGGTGCGGCGGCGACCAAGTCGGTGATCGTGGGCGTGATCATCCTGGCCACCGCGCGATTGTTCGTGGACTACCACATCGCGCACCCGCTGCTGATGGCCAGCTTCCTGCTGCTGACCGCGATCACCTTCAGCCTGTTCGGCTTCATCATCGGCATCTGGGCGGACAACTTCGAGAAGCTGCAGGTGATCCCGCTGCTGGTGATCACCCCGCTGACCTTCCTTGGCGGCAGTTTCTACTCCATCCACATGCTGCCGCCGCTGTGGCAGAAGATCACCCTGCTCAACCCGGTGGTGTACCTGGTGAGCGGCTTCCGCTGGAGCTTCTACGACCTCGCCGACGTCAGCGTGGGGATCAGCCTGGCGGCGATCGCCGGGTTCCTGATCGCCTGCCTGCTGGCGATCGGCTGGATCTTCCGCACCGGGTACAAACTCAAGAGCTGA